Proteins found in one Arcobacter sp. F155 genomic segment:
- a CDS encoding TAXI family TRAP transporter solute-binding subunit translates to MKYKFFTISIPILLLVIASFYVTSKFIKPPPKKEITIATGSKSGNYYKTALIYKELLEKENVKVNLLTSAGSIENINLLKENKADIAFLQNGTIKNNQEGIKSLASIYYEPLWVFYRNEGFPINYVIQLISKKISIGREGSGTKDLALKVLKDNGINQDNSQIFNYDASKAREELEKGNIDAMFVVSSHKSDTIKELLANPKINILSFKRAKAYSRKYPFLEALNLYEGTLDLYKNLPDENIGLLSTTANLVVKDGFSEELIRLVLKKVKEVHNKKDLFAKAEQFPNALNMQLEMHEEAQRYFEYGDTWLEKIFPYWIASNIDRLKLLIIPLLTLLFPLFKGFFPLFKGFFPLYTWTMRSKIYRWYEEVKNLDNSIDSLESKDLRVQLEKVQKLRQEIQKETKVPLSFMGEYYNLQLHLDLIENKIEKKLS, encoded by the coding sequence ATGAAATATAAATTTTTTACAATCTCAATTCCTATTCTTTTACTAGTTATTGCTTCTTTTTATGTAACATCTAAATTTATTAAACCACCTCCCAAAAAAGAGATCACAATAGCTACTGGTTCTAAAAGTGGAAACTACTATAAAACAGCCCTAATTTACAAAGAATTATTAGAAAAAGAGAATGTAAAAGTAAACCTTTTAACTTCTGCTGGTTCTATTGAAAATATAAACTTACTAAAAGAGAATAAAGCTGATATAGCCTTTTTACAAAATGGAACTATCAAAAACAACCAAGAAGGAATAAAATCCTTAGCCTCTATATATTATGAACCTCTGTGGGTTTTTTATAGAAATGAAGGTTTCCCTATAAATTATGTTATTCAACTAATCTCAAAAAAAATATCAATTGGAAGAGAAGGTAGTGGAACTAAAGACTTGGCTTTAAAAGTTTTAAAAGACAATGGCATAAATCAAGACAACTCTCAAATTTTCAATTATGATGCAAGTAAAGCAAGAGAAGAGCTTGAAAAAGGAAACATCGATGCAATGTTTGTTGTTTCTTCTCATAAATCAGATACCATAAAAGAGCTACTTGCAAATCCAAAGATAAATATTTTAAGCTTTAAAAGAGCAAAAGCCTATAGTAGAAAATATCCATTTTTAGAGGCTCTAAATCTATATGAAGGAACCTTAGATTTATATAAAAACTTACCAGATGAGAATATTGGTCTTCTTTCTACAACTGCAAATTTAGTGGTTAAAGATGGTTTTTCTGAAGAGTTAATTAGACTAGTTCTAAAAAAAGTAAAAGAAGTACATAATAAAAAAGACCTTTTCGCAAAAGCTGAACAATTTCCAAATGCTTTAAATATGCAACTTGAAATGCACGAAGAAGCCCAAAGGTATTTTGAGTATGGAGATACTTGGCTTGAAAAGATTTTTCCTTATTGGATAGCTTCAAATATAGATAGGTTAAAACTTCTTATTATCCCTTTACTTACTTTACTTTTCCCACTATTTAAAGGTTTTTTCCCACTATTTAAAGGTTTTTTCCCACTATACACATGGACAATGCGTTCAAAAATATATAGATGGTATGAGGAAGTTAAAAACTTAGATAATAGTATAGATAGTTTAGAGTCTAAAGATTTAAGAGTTCAACTAGAAAAGGTACAAAAACTAAGACAAGAAATTCAAAAGGAGACAAAGGTTCCCCTTTCTTTTATGGGTGAATATTACAATTTGCAACTACATCTTGATTTGATAGAGAACAAAATAGAAAAGAAGCTTTCTTAA